In a genomic window of Scomber japonicus isolate fScoJap1 chromosome 17, fScoJap1.pri, whole genome shotgun sequence:
- the insm1a gene encoding insulinoma-associated protein 1a has product MPRGFLVKRNKKPNPVSYRVRSDEEEPEQAASDAHLASFPVRAHTPTPTCGEAAAAPEQSTKPVQFGNPEVVYQALYSPTRPVSQDHDRSYFERRFNLGSPVSAESFPTPAAALTALDHLFAPADLKPASSNSATNTGTLPNLNLNLNPNQPAAKRPSSDTHERKSKPPSKKTKAIRKLHFEDDVTTSPVLGLKIKEAPVDQKPLGGDNPMGEFVCQLCREAYRDPFSLAQHKCSRIVRVEYRCPECDKVFSCPANLASHRRWHKPKPQNLEPENNNKVAAGVSVKASPDDGKDSSDRDTPSPGPSESGSEEGLYDCNHCGKKFKRQAYLRKHLASQHGSPKPAEEEDAPVPVPVPVCEQSAAPLNLSSSTCHLCPVCGENFSNRDSQERHIRLLHSSQVYPCKYCPAIFYSSPGLTRHINKCHPSENRQVILLQMPLRPAC; this is encoded by the coding sequence ATGCCGAGAGGATTTCTAGTGAAAAGGAACAAGAAACCCAACCCGGTTTCCTACCGGGTCCGATCCGATGAGGAGGAACCGGAGCAAGCAGCATCTGATGCTCACCTCGCCTCCTTCCCGGTGCGGGCGCACACGCCGACGCCCACCTGCGGGGAGGCGGCTGCAGCACCGGAGCAGAGCACTAAACCGGTCCAGTTTGGGAACCCGGAGGTGGTGTATCAGGCTCTCTACAGCCCCACCCGACCCGTGAGTCAGGACCACGACCGCTCCTACTTCGAGAGACGCTTCAACCTGGGCTCACCTGTTTCTGCGGAGTCTTTCCCCACACCGGCAGCGGCACTCACGGCTCTGGATCACCTCTTCGCTCCGGCGGATCTGAAACCAGCCTCCAGCAACAGCGCCACAAACACCGGGACTCTCCCAAACCtgaacctaaacctaaacccgAACCAACCCGCAGCCAAACGACCCTCCAGCGACACCCACGAACGTAAAAGCAAACCACCGTCCAAGAAAACCAAAGCTATCCGGAAACTGCACTTTGAGGATGATGTCACCACATCTCCGGTTCTCGGGCTCAAGATTAAAGAAGCTCCGGTGGATCAGAAGCCCCTTGGAGGTGACAACCCGATGGGGGAGTTTGTGTGCCAGCTGTGCCGGGAAGCGTACAGAGACCCGTTCTCTCTGGCGCAGCACAAATGCTCCAGAATAGTCCGGGTTGAGTACAGATGTCCTGAGTGTGATAAGGTGTTCAGCTGCCCGGCTAACCTCGCTTCTCACCGGCGGTGGCACAAACCGAAACCGCAAAATTTGGAGccagagaataataataaagtggCTGCAGGAGTGTCCGTGAAGGCTTCACCGGATGACGGGAAGGATTCTAGTGATAGAGACACACCCAGCCCAGGGCCGTCCGAGTCCGGCTCAGAGGAAGGCTTGTACGATTGTAATCACTGTGGGAAAAAGTTTAAACGTCAAGCATACCTGAGGAAACACCTCGCGTCACAGCACGGCTCTCCAAAACCGGCGGAGGAGGAAGACGCGCCGGTGCCGGTGCCGGTGCCGGTTTGCGAGCAAAGCGCAGCGCCGCTCAACCTGAGCTCCTCCACCTGCCACCTGTGTCCGGTCTGCGGGGAGAACTTTTCCAACAGGGACAGCCAGGAGAGGCACATCCGTCTGCTGCACTCCTCGCAGGTGTACCCGTGCAAATACTGCCCCGCCATCTTCTACAGCTCGCCGGGACTCACGAGGCACATCAACAAATGCCACCCGTCCGAGAACCGGCAGGTGATCCTGCTGCAGATGCCCCTCCGCCCCGCCTGCTGA